In one Flammeovirga yaeyamensis genomic region, the following are encoded:
- a CDS encoding DUF4493 domain-containing protein yields the protein MSKLNFRRFCLFGLLFIFLSCTKTEWLECRSGSVSLKLTQENESNLRQTPDLSIQSFTINIKDDQDEIVKSFDRYDEVDEQIYLAVGKYKAEAFSEIMEEAAFDSPTYAGIKSFEINDLSNTQVNVVCALSNIKVSTTFSDNFKEVFPKAYALVQNESGNLHFTNEESRSGYFNVSSLLVTVYTLTDENKERVLLTHRVDEVAPRDHYIFNFNTEEGDTGIDIEVDESTDYKEIHFTIPQDWLEMDLPTMDSDTDLEAPIEFVEGTTTPLNLTFEVPGSITQLIMVVDDAEMLQRGWPKMINLADLSESEKTFLAEKGITYSDKIHGETSASISLTEGLKYFLSDENQSKDYQIHFLIQDYFFPEVDLPVNIKVNPAILHASINDYETWSHSSDVHVNVEEGNPDFVGIAYKEKSGDVWLKNMTPISQIDKDLVFNVSGLKDNVEYEFKAVQNLNSSSIAEAKTEEDLGIPNHDFEDWVLERFGIISQVYLHHVWNSKNGSPWATVNETTTGHRGTFTNSPYETLSSTVRDGDAKSGNYSAKLYTVGYGKGSKAGNPVHKAAAELFLGEYNKSSKTRTYGIPFISRPVALKGFYKYQPFNDDQFIIEVTVENRDGGNVTVLAHKEFIESESFYDFKEFNIPLEYTLPLKATHLTINIKSTTKSEGELETESRDGKNLGSELLVDQLSLEYK from the coding sequence ATGAGTAAACTTAACTTTAGGAGATTTTGTCTCTTTGGGTTACTTTTTATTTTTTTATCCTGTACGAAAACTGAGTGGCTAGAATGTCGTTCAGGTTCTGTATCACTAAAACTAACCCAGGAGAACGAAAGTAATCTTAGACAAACTCCCGATCTATCAATTCAATCATTTACTATCAACATTAAAGATGATCAAGATGAAATTGTAAAAAGTTTCGATCGTTATGATGAAGTAGATGAACAAATTTATTTAGCTGTTGGTAAATATAAAGCCGAAGCTTTTTCAGAAATTATGGAAGAAGCAGCTTTTGATTCACCAACGTACGCTGGTATCAAATCATTTGAAATCAATGATTTAAGTAATACACAAGTAAATGTGGTATGTGCGCTCTCGAATATCAAAGTTTCAACCACTTTCTCTGACAATTTTAAAGAGGTTTTTCCAAAAGCCTATGCTTTAGTACAAAATGAAAGCGGTAACCTTCACTTTACAAATGAAGAAAGTAGAAGCGGTTACTTTAATGTGAGTAGTCTGCTGGTAACAGTCTACACACTAACTGATGAGAACAAAGAAAGAGTACTTCTAACACATCGTGTTGATGAGGTGGCACCAAGAGATCATTACATTTTTAATTTCAATACCGAAGAAGGTGATACAGGTATTGATATTGAAGTAGATGAATCGACAGACTACAAAGAAATTCACTTTACCATTCCGCAAGATTGGTTAGAAATGGATCTTCCAACAATGGATTCTGATACTGATCTTGAAGCACCGATTGAATTTGTGGAAGGCACTACTACACCTTTGAACCTAACTTTCGAAGTTCCTGGTAGCATCACCCAATTAATCATGGTGGTTGATGACGCAGAAATGCTTCAAAGAGGATGGCCGAAGATGATTAACCTTGCTGATTTGTCGGAAAGTGAGAAAACGTTTTTAGCAGAAAAGGGAATCACTTATTCGGATAAAATCCACGGGGAAACATCAGCTAGTATTTCTTTAACGGAAGGTTTAAAATACTTCTTATCTGACGAGAATCAATCAAAAGATTATCAAATACACTTTTTGATTCAGGATTATTTCTTTCCAGAGGTTGATTTACCTGTTAATATAAAAGTGAATCCAGCGATACTTCATGCGTCTATCAATGATTATGAAACGTGGTCTCATTCTTCTGATGTTCATGTAAATGTTGAAGAGGGAAATCCAGATTTTGTGGGCATCGCTTATAAAGAAAAATCAGGTGATGTATGGTTAAAAAATATGACTCCGATCAGTCAAATTGATAAGGATTTAGTATTTAATGTTTCGGGGCTAAAAGATAATGTAGAGTATGAGTTTAAAGCGGTGCAAAACTTGAATAGTTCTAGCATTGCTGAAGCTAAAACGGAAGAGGATTTAGGAATTCCTAATCATGATTTCGAGGATTGGGTACTAGAGAGATTTGGGATTATATCTCAAGTTTATTTACACCATGTTTGGAACTCAAAAAATGGAAGCCCTTGGGCAACTGTTAACGAAACAACAACAGGTCATAGAGGTACTTTTACAAATAGTCCTTACGAAACTTTATCAAGTACAGTTAGGGATGGAGATGCAAAATCTGGAAATTATTCGGCTAAACTTTATACTGTTGGTTATGGTAAAGGTAGTAAAGCAGGCAATCCAGTTCATAAAGCAGCAGCTGAATTGTTCTTAGGAGAATACAATAAATCATCAAAAACTAGAACATATGGTATTCCTTTCATTTCTAGACCTGTCGCTTTAAAAGGTTTTTATAAATATCAGCCATTTAATGATGATCAGTTTATTATAGAGGTGACTGTAGAAAATAGAGATGGAGGAAATGTAACGGTTCTAGCTCATAAAGAATTTATTGAAAGCGAAAGCTTCTATGATTTTAAAGAATTCAATATTCCTCTTGAATATACACTGCCTTTGAAGGCGACACACTTAACGATTAATATCAAATCAACCACAAAATCTGAAGGAGAACTAGAAACAGAATCAAGAGATGGGAAAAATCTAGGTAGCGAACTGTTGGTTGATCAATTATCACTAGAATACAAATAA
- a CDS encoding helix-turn-helix transcriptional regulator, with protein sequence MDKIFRTTASGHKSSEETLRLINEQFTSASFDGYHFLYEEGDYFINSQIYPDLTEVEVGVTKAFLPIDMILEEEESSDKTLILRFGKELSSYDDEKDIIKIKDQKANGAMLFFNNKLQRSFIPKDQLIHFINIRVKIEDINKITRNRFPKFVEAMVNNKPLFFYELLTLEMEELIEKIFDLQETDTGRIGLTLGYSIQLFTLFFMQLEDRMDNDGFANFKVDAKLMFQIKDFLLDNLDEQISTEMICEKYGISPQKLRNHFKAAFGYPPHQFVLQSRLLQAKKMLQDPNNSLTDIAYSLGFANPNHFSKAFKKNYGVAPKKYRK encoded by the coding sequence ATGGATAAGATATTTAGAACTACCGCTAGTGGACATAAAAGTTCGGAAGAGACATTACGATTAATTAATGAACAATTTACTTCAGCTTCTTTTGATGGGTATCATTTTCTTTATGAAGAGGGTGATTATTTTATCAATTCGCAGATTTATCCAGATCTAACCGAGGTAGAAGTAGGTGTTACTAAAGCTTTCTTACCTATCGATATGATTCTTGAAGAAGAGGAATCATCTGATAAAACACTTATCCTAAGATTTGGCAAAGAATTATCGTCTTATGATGATGAAAAAGATATTATTAAAATAAAGGATCAAAAAGCCAACGGTGCAATGTTATTCTTTAATAATAAACTTCAAAGATCCTTCATTCCAAAAGACCAATTGATACATTTTATTAATATCAGAGTAAAAATCGAGGATATTAATAAGATTACAAGAAATCGATTTCCGAAATTCGTTGAAGCGATGGTCAATAATAAACCTTTATTTTTTTACGAGCTACTGACCTTAGAAATGGAAGAGTTAATCGAAAAAATATTTGATTTACAAGAAACTGATACGGGTCGGATAGGTTTAACATTAGGATATTCCATACAGTTATTTACCCTCTTTTTTATGCAGTTAGAAGATAGAATGGATAATGACGGGTTTGCCAACTTTAAAGTAGATGCTAAACTAATGTTCCAAATAAAAGATTTTCTACTCGATAACTTGGATGAACAAATTAGTACCGAAATGATTTGCGAAAAGTACGGTATCAGCCCACAAAAATTAAGAAACCATTTTAAGGCGGCTTTTGGCTATCCTCCACATCAATTTGTACTTCAAAGTAGATTGTTACAGGCAAAAAAAATGCTGCAAGATCCTAATAACTCACTCACAGACATTGCCTATTCTTTGGGCTTCGCTAACCCTAATCACTTTTCGAAAGCGTTTAAAAAAAACTATGGGGTGGCGCCTAAGAAATATCGTAAATGA
- a CDS encoding T9SS type A sorting domain-containing protein: MKNLILLSLFVFVCLAGCTSANEETDMEFEPVNLIKEKLIIDHDSVHEGNFANEDITITNNSTLTINGGTMHNVKFDVKPNSHVSFNSLTKSVQLVNVDFNLNNARGLCVGQDNFTILYKNKPHVISKAGCYGSEDLPVNLIFFKSIKKGKDIELKWATATEENNDYFEVQRSQDMTNWETIERVKGAGNSNTRINYNYVDENVPSVSGVVYHRLKQVDFDGQSTFIGPVAVKMGSTEGEVTIYPNPVAFGKNLKVVSTYDHMKVRIFDVSGRTYYNETILSNLTSIPMNYGKGVLFVEVQNGAIKTTKKIIVH, encoded by the coding sequence ATGAAAAATTTAATACTATTATCCCTGTTTGTGTTTGTTTGTTTAGCTGGATGTACTTCTGCCAATGAAGAGACTGATATGGAATTTGAGCCTGTGAATCTGATAAAAGAAAAGCTGATAATTGATCATGATTCAGTACATGAAGGAAATTTTGCTAATGAAGATATTACAATTACGAATAATTCTACATTAACAATAAATGGAGGTACTATGCATAATGTAAAATTTGATGTGAAACCTAATAGTCATGTATCATTTAATTCTTTGACTAAAAGTGTACAACTAGTAAATGTAGATTTTAATTTAAATAATGCGAGAGGGTTATGTGTTGGTCAAGATAATTTTACAATTTTATATAAGAATAAACCTCATGTAATTTCTAAGGCTGGTTGCTATGGAAGCGAAGATCTCCCAGTCAATCTCATCTTTTTCAAATCAATAAAAAAAGGTAAGGATATAGAATTAAAATGGGCGACTGCTACTGAGGAGAATAATGATTATTTTGAGGTTCAACGATCTCAAGATATGACGAATTGGGAAACGATTGAAAGGGTCAAAGGTGCAGGTAATTCGAATACAAGAATAAACTATAATTATGTTGATGAAAATGTGCCTTCAGTATCAGGCGTTGTATATCATCGATTGAAGCAAGTTGATTTTGATGGTCAGTCTACATTTATAGGACCGGTAGCCGTAAAAATGGGATCGACCGAAGGAGAGGTAACAATTTATCCCAATCCTGTAGCATTCGGAAAGAATTTGAAAGTGGTGAGTACATACGATCACATGAAAGTACGTATATTCGATGTAAGTGGAAGGACTTACTATAATGAAACGATATTATCGAATTTAACATCCATACCGATGAATTATGGTAAAGGCGTTTTATTTGTAGAAGTACAAAACGGAGCTATAAAAACCACAAAGAAAATAATCGTTCATTAA
- a CDS encoding T9SS type A sorting domain-containing protein, translated as MKSYCYLLFLLFLISSCADNNENNPSFVPIELSTYTKTITEDTEVRGSFANETVLVSNNSTLTINGATIFRCFIEVEVGSRIVFSNTTDMREVQLVLHGDDQMCVSTEGITVIINEYEFTNIEVGCYDDEDLPVELISFTSEIVNDDEIVLNWSTATEINSAFFEVQRSYDQKQWNTLDSIQAAGNSNVTINYSYRDTTFQNINGVVYHRLNQVDLDGNNAYYGPVAVKLNDDESNEVTMYPNPVAFGEYLNIVTTYDNFSVKMYDSTGKTYYDKSFRGNFTSIPMYFGTGLLIVEVKSGSRSVTEKIVVQ; from the coding sequence ATGAAAAGCTATTGTTACCTACTTTTTCTCTTATTTCTAATAAGTTCATGTGCAGACAATAATGAAAATAATCCGAGTTTTGTGCCTATAGAATTATCCACTTATACCAAAACAATTACTGAAGATACCGAAGTCAGGGGATCGTTTGCTAACGAAACAGTCTTGGTATCGAATAACAGTACATTGACAATCAATGGAGCAACAATATTTCGATGTTTTATTGAGGTTGAGGTAGGTAGTAGAATTGTATTCTCAAATACTACAGACATGAGAGAGGTACAATTGGTATTGCATGGTGATGATCAGATGTGTGTCTCTACAGAAGGAATAACTGTGATCATAAATGAGTATGAGTTCACAAACATAGAAGTAGGATGTTATGATGATGAAGACTTACCTGTTGAGTTAATTTCCTTTACCTCTGAAATAGTAAATGATGACGAAATAGTATTGAATTGGTCCACAGCAACAGAAATCAATTCCGCTTTTTTCGAAGTCCAACGTTCTTACGATCAAAAACAATGGAATACTTTAGATAGTATCCAAGCGGCGGGTAATTCTAATGTCACAATTAATTATTCATATAGAGATACTACTTTTCAAAACATTAATGGTGTGGTGTATCACCGTTTAAATCAAGTTGATTTAGATGGTAATAATGCTTACTATGGTCCTGTTGCTGTCAAATTAAATGATGATGAAAGCAACGAGGTCACGATGTATCCAAACCCGGTAGCTTTTGGTGAATACCTAAATATTGTCACCACTTATGATAATTTCTCTGTAAAAATGTATGATTCTACAGGCAAAACGTATTATGACAAATCATTCAGAGGAAATTTTACTAGCATACCTATGTACTTCGGCACTGGCCTTTTGATTGTGGAAGTGAAATCCGGATCGAGATCGGTGACTGAGAAAATTGTGGTGCAATAA
- a CDS encoding starch-binding protein, whose protein sequence is MKKHLLRSLSIIGAILFFTSFSTLAQQGNRSDVLLQGFHWEAADATKKDWWQNLNSKVGEISDAGFDAVWLPPPSDAADRAGYLPRKWYDLNSNYGTEAELRTLVQNLGNNNVQAIADIVINHRVGTTGWADFTEPSLGGCSSICSDDEVNWASNSTEQGAACGDNDSGTQYEAARDLNHNSFTVRDEIKKWMTWLKNDVGFDGWRYDFVHGFNAYYFAEYNNHTSPYISIGEQWKPYDEIVGWLNGAQNTSSAFDFPLKYTLHDAVRGNYNYLNGLPSLLGTHGSQAVSFLENHDTEPVRSEYGDNSFPNNPSDNSQLLQGYAYILTHPGVPVVFYSHYFNYGIQDALKEMIAIRKANGITNTSYVQVEGTNDNNYYAAIIDGKVAMKIGGGNWSPGNGWNLKASGPGYAIWDQGTVVTLPTLTLNTPSGNFPGGCANINLSTTSGDIYYTTNGDIPTNQSTRYNGEFEVCGQAGETVVVKAVAIDQNGSSDVVEGTYTFNEAASMTVYFKPPNGGTPSIYFWAVTDGNDTTTWPGENMQASSAYDGFYEYTINGSCTNLILLENGSKVTGDEENICGNVWYDNGWIDEPLPPTPDTVAPVVSISPNGGDYLDEVQVTISATDDRDASPVIYYSINGGTNQTAISTTTFTLDADATVDYYAMDASDNSSDVQTATFTVTPSPTPEGGFKVYVQGYNMIHHWGASPVGSVASTAWPGATMTQENGWLVYEFPIEVVSTNLLFHDGNGNQTDDYIRDKDGWYKDGQWYDQEPVAPEPGNGLTIHYKSSWGNSTRIHYWGASNGASSNWPGELMTSEGNGWYAYTIEGATSSNLLFHNSSGAQTSDLNRSGEGWYKDGVWYNSNPESSSSRLVGGSLDLEDQLLTLFPTQVTNEFTIDFNLNQPSKVFMQAFDLNGQQVLQPINKELLNGHHQLKVDALGLSSGMYIVKIQLGDALHIKRIIVQ, encoded by the coding sequence ATGAAAAAACATCTACTACGCTCTTTGTCCATTATTGGAGCTATACTATTTTTTACATCCTTCAGTACGTTAGCACAACAAGGCAACAGAAGTGATGTCCTTTTACAGGGTTTCCATTGGGAAGCTGCTGATGCTACTAAGAAAGATTGGTGGCAAAATCTAAACAGTAAAGTAGGAGAAATCTCAGATGCAGGATTTGATGCCGTATGGCTTCCGCCTCCCTCTGATGCTGCCGACCGAGCGGGCTACTTACCAAGAAAATGGTACGATTTAAACTCCAACTACGGTACAGAAGCGGAGCTTAGAACTTTGGTACAAAATCTAGGTAACAACAACGTTCAAGCTATTGCTGATATTGTAATTAACCACAGAGTAGGTACAACAGGTTGGGCCGATTTTACGGAACCTTCTCTTGGCGGATGTTCTTCTATTTGTTCTGACGATGAAGTCAATTGGGCATCAAATAGTACCGAACAAGGTGCTGCCTGTGGCGATAATGATTCGGGTACACAATATGAAGCTGCTCGAGATCTAAACCACAACTCATTCACAGTACGTGATGAAATCAAAAAGTGGATGACATGGTTAAAAAATGACGTAGGATTTGATGGTTGGAGATATGACTTCGTTCATGGTTTCAATGCTTACTATTTTGCTGAATACAACAATCACACAAGTCCTTACATTTCAATTGGTGAGCAATGGAAACCTTATGATGAAATTGTAGGATGGTTAAATGGAGCTCAAAATACTTCATCAGCATTTGATTTTCCTTTGAAGTATACTTTACATGATGCCGTGAGAGGTAACTACAATTATCTGAACGGTTTACCAAGTTTATTAGGCACTCATGGTTCACAAGCAGTCTCTTTCTTAGAAAATCACGATACTGAGCCAGTAAGATCAGAATATGGCGACAATTCATTCCCTAACAATCCTTCGGATAACTCTCAGCTTTTACAGGGATATGCTTATATCTTAACTCACCCAGGAGTTCCAGTAGTTTTTTATTCTCACTACTTCAATTACGGAATTCAGGATGCACTAAAAGAAATGATTGCAATCCGTAAGGCAAATGGAATTACAAACACAAGTTATGTACAAGTAGAAGGTACAAACGATAATAATTATTACGCTGCGATTATAGATGGTAAAGTAGCCATGAAGATCGGTGGAGGAAACTGGTCTCCTGGAAATGGATGGAACTTAAAAGCTTCTGGTCCTGGATATGCTATTTGGGATCAAGGAACTGTGGTTACTTTGCCTACTCTAACATTAAATACTCCTAGCGGAAACTTCCCTGGTGGATGTGCAAATATCAACTTATCAACAACAAGTGGAGATATCTATTATACTACAAATGGTGATATCCCAACCAATCAGTCAACAAGATATAATGGTGAGTTCGAAGTGTGTGGACAGGCTGGAGAAACAGTTGTGGTAAAGGCAGTAGCGATCGATCAAAATGGATCTTCTGATGTGGTAGAAGGTACATATACGTTTAATGAAGCTGCGAGCATGACTGTTTACTTTAAGCCTCCAAATGGCGGAACTCCTAGTATTTACTTCTGGGCAGTAACTGATGGAAACGACACAACTACTTGGCCAGGCGAAAATATGCAAGCTTCTTCTGCATATGATGGATTCTATGAATACACCATAAACGGTTCTTGTACTAACCTAATCCTTTTAGAAAATGGTAGTAAAGTAACCGGAGATGAAGAAAATATTTGCGGTAATGTATGGTATGATAACGGTTGGATTGATGAACCACTTCCACCTACACCTGATACAGTTGCACCTGTAGTTTCAATTTCTCCAAACGGAGGTGATTATCTTGACGAGGTTCAAGTCACTATTAGTGCTACTGATGATAGAGATGCTTCCCCAGTAATTTATTATTCCATCAATGGCGGGACAAATCAAACGGCAATTTCAACAACAACTTTTACTTTAGATGCAGATGCAACTGTAGATTATTATGCAATGGATGCTTCAGATAATTCCTCTGATGTTCAAACTGCTACTTTCACAGTGACTCCATCCCCTACTCCTGAAGGAGGATTTAAAGTATACGTCCAAGGTTATAATATGATTCACCACTGGGGTGCATCTCCTGTAGGTAGTGTAGCGAGTACAGCTTGGCCTGGAGCAACCATGACTCAAGAAAACGGTTGGTTAGTGTATGAATTCCCAATCGAAGTGGTTTCTACCAACTTATTATTCCACGATGGAAATGGTAATCAAACCGATGATTACATTAGAGATAAAGATGGATGGTACAAAGATGGTCAGTGGTACGATCAAGAACCTGTGGCTCCAGAACCAGGAAATGGTTTAACGATCCATTATAAATCATCTTGGGGTAATAGCACAAGAATCCATTATTGGGGTGCTTCTAATGGTGCAAGCTCTAATTGGCCAGGCGAATTAATGACTTCAGAAGGCAATGGATGGTATGCATACACTATCGAAGGAGCAACTTCATCTAACTTATTATTCCACAATAGCAGTGGAGCCCAAACTTCTGATTTGAACAGATCGGGCGAAGGATGGTATAAAGATGGCGTTTGGTATAACTCTAATCCTGAATCATCATCAAGTAGATTGGTAGGAGGAAGTTTAGACCTCGAAGATCAATTATTGACATTATTCCCAACTCAAGTAACAAATGAGTTCACTATAGATTTCAACTTAAATCAGCCATCAAAAGTGTTTATGCAAGCATTTGATTTAAACGGACAGCAAGTGCTTCAACCTATCAACAAAGAATTATTAAACGGACATCATCAGTTGAAGGTAGATGCTTTGGGCTTATCAAGTGGAATGTATATCGTTAAAATTCAATTAGGTGATGCACTGCACATCAAACGAATCATAGTACAATAA
- a CDS encoding C45 family autoproteolytic acyltransferase/hydolase: MKYLIHYSIILPILSVLFLYPFASKAGIPPVYHQIELEDNSNFYTVEAEGNYREVGLAHGKKFKKEIHYMLNRFRFELVEPMMVSVGLEANYEAYKKYCLENTSFVSMIKKHTPGLYQEVKGIADGSEQDIEDILCYNISFDELFLVLEEMSGTNPSLVKGNRLNGHCSAGAVWGKGMSSVSYTCDWAKTFEGAQALMKYNIDGKVLFISGYVGTIGIQGVNLEKGFSLNAHSKFDLAGDINTGLPSLFFARELLESESKKAAVNRLKELPIAVGIGYVLTDKDGVTAYEVSAHQKTEVVCGDHWFAIANDIRANTDMKPSVRNHFNIKKVDFDNFPKEFLSHNADCIQRYDLIADFASQTNIKKVDWLKVFQHYPIAKKVTMDIPVTNFWIIVEFDDEYIDIQTTPSHPGGMELESYRVKYN; encoded by the coding sequence ATGAAATACTTAATTCACTACTCGATTATTTTACCCATTTTAAGTGTACTTTTTCTTTACCCATTCGCCTCAAAAGCAGGTATTCCACCTGTTTATCATCAAATAGAATTAGAGGATAACAGTAACTTTTATACTGTAGAAGCAGAAGGAAATTACCGCGAAGTTGGATTAGCCCATGGGAAAAAGTTCAAAAAAGAAATCCACTATATGCTCAATCGTTTTCGCTTTGAATTAGTGGAACCGATGATGGTTTCAGTAGGTTTAGAAGCCAATTATGAAGCCTACAAAAAGTATTGCTTAGAGAATACTTCTTTTGTTTCTATGATCAAGAAACATACGCCCGGTTTGTATCAAGAAGTAAAAGGAATTGCAGACGGAAGCGAACAGGATATAGAAGATATCCTTTGTTATAATATTTCCTTTGATGAATTATTCTTGGTATTAGAGGAAATGAGTGGAACAAACCCATCTTTGGTAAAAGGGAATCGTTTAAATGGACATTGCTCAGCAGGTGCTGTTTGGGGCAAGGGAATGTCATCGGTTAGCTATACATGCGATTGGGCAAAAACATTTGAAGGAGCACAAGCTTTGATGAAATATAATATTGATGGTAAAGTACTTTTCATCTCTGGCTATGTGGGAACGATCGGGATTCAAGGGGTGAACTTGGAGAAAGGATTCTCTTTAAATGCCCACTCAAAATTTGATTTGGCAGGAGACATTAATACCGGATTACCTTCTTTATTTTTTGCTCGAGAACTATTGGAAAGTGAAAGCAAAAAAGCAGCTGTAAATCGTCTTAAGGAGTTACCTATTGCCGTGGGAATCGGTTATGTTTTAACAGATAAAGATGGAGTGACTGCTTATGAAGTAAGTGCCCATCAGAAAACTGAGGTGGTTTGTGGAGACCATTGGTTTGCTATTGCTAATGATATCAGAGCCAATACCGATATGAAACCATCGGTGAGGAATCACTTTAATATCAAGAAAGTAGATTTTGATAATTTCCCTAAAGAGTTTCTATCACATAACGCCGACTGTATTCAACGTTATGATCTAATTGCAGATTTTGCTAGTCAAACCAACATCAAAAAGGTCGATTGGTTAAAAGTCTTCCAACATTATCCCATCGCCAAAAAAGTAACTATGGATATACCGGTGACTAACTTCTGGATCATTGTAGAATTCGACGACGAATATATCGATATCCAAACCACTCCTTCACACCCGGGAGGCATGGAGTTAGAATCCTATCGAGTAAAATATAATTGA